The Spodoptera frugiperda isolate SF20-4 chromosome 25, AGI-APGP_CSIRO_Sfru_2.0, whole genome shotgun sequence genome includes the window cttaaaatgcaaataaaagacaaattgctcttttaaagtttttttagtaACAATGTCTATATAATCCCTCGAGAATGAGGGGATGAAAATGGTCTACCTAGGGAATTCTCTTGTCCCTAGGTAAGTATATTTAGTACCTACCCAACTAGAGTCCACCGTTACCCTAGGTGGGGGTGCGCTGGCGACTCACGATTCTTCAGACATGCATACCCTCTTTCTtggttatcttcctcgcggtctGGGCCCCAAGCCAAAACACTAGTCCCATGACTTCTTTCTGGAATACCACTCGTAAGCAGTGTGAATGCACAACGAGCAAAAAAATTAACCCTCAGAAGCACCAGCTTGGTGCCAACACGAAACCCGCAGCCTCCAGAACCCGAGCAGTAtctagttataattttattatggttcataagagcgtattcctttacATTAGAATACAGCAGTAGTAATTCAATAACAGAATCTAatcgtataaataaaaacaagctaTTAgaaaagataatatatttaatttagtaaaataagagcggattttttatataaattacgcAATCTACTTCACTCAGCTAAATCAAAACACACATAACACAACATTTAtggaattattttatcaaataagaTTTTGGCACCGTAACAGCCAAATATTTAAGCAGCTAAACGCTTTGCTGTTTGGACCATTAGCACAAAGACGCAACGAGTTCGTAGTGTCTAGCATAAAATAGCTTACTGGAGCTCACCGCTTCAGTCTGCACATTCACAgctcttttataataaaatatacctacttaatattaaaaaaatgataatGTACTTTTGTTATTGCTTGACATGCGATATTATCAAACAGACATGTTCAGGCAGTTTATGGGCAACATCCCGACGTTACCGCACTGATTGCCACTACTGCACTAACTGCGTATTGccatataaatacatttaatttaaacaagttaattatgttaaattaacaAATCTAAATGGAATAatttataggtatgtatgtacattaatatttaaatcataATTAGTACAATTACTGCAAAACATTAACCAAAAAGGAATTTGATTCTCAAGTGGTTAGAGAGCCGCTGTAttgtagttattaataaaatagagCCCCTAAATATGTTGTTGGCTCCGAAGTAGCATTTCGGtcttaataaaacttttcataatttttgaTCGTAGTAAGAATTCGAAGGTTGTCACTTAGTCAGCTTTCCGCCAAGGCATAGCCCGCGCGGTCAAAAAAGACCCATATCATTCTCATGTCTCCATACCTAAAGTCATAGGTATACACTTCTCTATTtctaatactagcttctgccagccgCTTCGCCAGCTTTCCTGTGAGATAAAAAGCCCTACCACCCAAGTCAGCTGATACCctgtatgtataccaaatttcataaaaatccattcagtagtttcaccgtaattgacggacaaacctccaaacataaataatattaatataattagtaagGAAGTATGATATTATTTGCATTGGAGAAGTTGTCATTTGTATTGAAGATTGTTCTATTTGTGAGTGTACTTGTGCTCTTTAACCAACGAGTTCAGATACCTATATAAAACTTAACGGAATGAATTGCCTAACTAGCCTGATATTTGACTACAAGGACGTTGAAAATACCTTATTTTCAACATCTTTGCGGGACTCCTTACATGCTACTTGTACAGATGTAAACAATGAACATCGAGTCTGCATATGCAGTGTCACAACacattacataggtacctacagaaGCAAAAGCAGGCCTGTCCTCTCCGCCAGATATTTCAAAAATCTGTTGACTGAAATTATTTGTAGCAGTTACTAAGGGTTTTGTAAgcctttgtaattaaaatttataattgtGACATTGTCTTTGCACTATCAACTCCGTACAGTTTACTAATCAGGTCTTATCATTGTaccaatataatattcaaaataccGTTCCTATATCTAAGAATGTTGTATCTGGTTACTCTGGCAGAAGTAAATTAAAAGACTTAATTTGGCTTCACCATGTACACAATGGTAGGACGGACAAGTGCAAATACTACAAAACCCTGCCATTGTGATAAGCAGCCTCAAGCTGTTAGCTTAGTGCGGGTGTAGGACACGTGGACTGCATGTGTACATTCGGCAACAATTGGAATATACTCTCTTCAAACTACTGCGACTAACCTCTACATTGAGAAAAAATCCCCTATAACTAGTTAAAATATTGAACCAGTCTCACCGGTCCACGCCTGCTATATTATTTCGGATTTATGTATACTTACTCGGCTGCTTAACAATCAAGTCAGCCATCCTTGCACTTACCTACacattaaatttatataatacCATTTTTGTGCTAACATTACACTAAAGCTTTGTATTGAATTGatatcaacaaaataattgctttgactataaaaatatgtaaattctaTAACGAATTGATTTAACTAAAGCTCCTTTTATACTAAGGCAGTTCTtagttaaacttaaaacattgCTTACGTAATTATGCTGGCGACAACATAATCAGTCGAACGAGTGTCAACGAGATGTTAATATGGAGCGGGCAACCAAAATATTCGTACATGCACTATCGAGTTAGGGGCGACTTCACAACCGAATGCAGAATGCTGGGAATGGCGACGTTATATTATGTTGAACACGTTGGAAGACAATGACATGACAGAGATATATACCCGTAGCATATTAACAACAAGTAGTATTATGGAAGTATAACTACTTATAGATATAAGACGTTACGTTATGGAAGTATTGTTACGTGAGACGAGTATTCCATAAATACTAATAGATACTAACTATTCTGGAAAACTGACATGGTACCTATAGTACCTAGATTGTACGTTACGTAAGATGtaagattttaaatttcaaGTACAGACCCGAGGAATCTACGCGCTACAGTCGCCGAattaccgtttttttttttttttttttgagttgcTTTCGCGtaataaaataagcaaatgTGAACTTACTTTTGAGACACCTGATTTTAaagtgaaaatcatccaatgacttctcccgccttgagtgaggcgggagggagtgtcagactcttactgactaaaaaccaccccgttccttctcctgtcttgagccggagccccggtaaccttttacgttgtccgcagctccggatcgggcatcagccctactgggccccatctgtggtggtctggctctttgaggcgcgcgcggaacgcgacgcgccgtacgcacgggtctggttgtggtcgggcggcgagctacccttactcgccgtccgcagacccgcacttacggtggccggagatcgtcacgcgatccccgacgcccggagtgtcttctgcggcggctggggcgtgaggaggatcgttccctcacgcgctccgcctcctccttagctagcatgactgcttcgcagaaggaggagacggcgtcccattccccctcgctccgcaccatggcctgaaccaatgccggtcGCGAGAGGTCACTGGCGTCGACCACATGCCTGAaaacacggcggtgctcagcccatggagggcacaccgctactgtatgctccaccgtatcctccgggtgatccacgcaatgccgacacccgggcgtttcctcccgccgaatccgaaacaggtacctaccgaaacttccgtgtccggtaagcacctgcgtcaggcggtaggtgaggacgccgtgacgcctctctagccactcctcaaagaggggacttaccgctgctataacagcgagcccaagaCCCGAGGAACCTGAGTTACGAATCCGGCAGACTAGAATACAACTGTTGCggtccttaaaaaaaaaaaaaaaaaaaaaaacggtaatTTGTGAGGCGATCCTTAAACTCGATGGTGCTTTATAGTTATTTGCTTTAGGGTACACAATAGATACACATTTTGTGcatctttacaaaaatatttcccgAATGTATTACATTAAGACTCCATAACTATATCTGCTAACATATGTacgtaatttataattaaatctcGTCACAATCACATATCTGCATCGCCATTTTGTACCAATACATTGGAAAACTTGAAATTATTATCTACACATAAAGCTACAGGAATTTAAAAacctattaaaatatctttctgtatatataaaatttgtaaaattataatggAATACTATCATGTTATGTCTAATTATTCTAGATTTTATACTATACTGTATGTACTATAGTGTGTCTTATGGTCGAATTTGTATCGTCGTCAAAGAACGGGCCTATTTCACCAGGTAAGGGCGGGACATTCAGCAAGAATTGTTGAACAGAGGAGTAGTAGTCCCTGCAAGTCCAGGTGTCATCGTGGCCACCGCCAGGCATCACTACTAGCTTCTTGCAGACTGCTCCACATCGCATATACAGCTCTTTCCCCATTGCAGGCGGGACCAGAGCATCATTTGAGCCGCATATCACAAGAGTGGGTGTCATGACGTGCCCAATTTTCTTCAAAGATAGGTACTGGAAGAATACAAACCAGTGggtataaaacacaaattaaaaatcatatttatatgtTACTAACGATTATATGTACTAGTCTGCAAATACAAACCTTATTCTTATGACAGCAAGGGGGAAGCCAGTTCAAACATCTCCATTTCAGTATAACTTGTGCCATGTCTGGTATGCTGGTGAAAGTATTCTCCACCACCAGCGCCCATATCTTGTTCCTATATTCCAGTCTTGAAGCTAAGTCAATAGCAATAGCTCCTCCTGAAATGTTATCTTGTAAAGTGAGAAATTCTTGTTATGAGCCTACATCAAGACTTCTCTATGTATAACAGTTTTGTACAAGATGGTTTTAAATGAATCTTTAAGTACCTCTTTTCCCAATCTGCTCAAttcacgattccccaacaacccttaaactcttAACCCCCGAAAGACCGACAAtgtacttgtaacacctctggtgtttaggatgtccatgggcgagcggggcgattgcttaccatcaggtgatccgtctgctcatttaccagcttataccataaaaaagtacagTTACAAAGAAGAAAGTCTAATTAAGTATACTACTTTTTCTATCTTTACTAACCTAAAGATCTTCCAAAAACCATGATCTTACTGACATCTATGTCAGTTCTCTGCATGATGTAATCAAGGGCCGACTGTGCATCAACATATAACCCTCTTTCTGAAGGACTTCCTTCTGACAAACCATAGCCTCTGTACTCCACCATGAGAATATTGATGTTAAGCTTATGGTAGAAACCAGACACATTCGAAAGCCTGAAAACGCATGATTTATtaacatataaaatgttaaaataacacCAATCTTGCATTATGTTACATGTATAAAGGACATATAACTTAAAGTCCATGTTTGTAAGTATATGTAGTAGGCAATTACTCATTTTAGTAaagattacataataaaatgtgtgGAATTCCGTTTTGtaacacaatacataatattacaaaccCATTGATGTTATTTTAAGGTAACCTATGTTCTTGCTCTGGTAAATTGACTATGAAAGCGGAACATATGGTTACTTCCGCATTTAAATGAAGATATCACATCGAAATTACTTTAGTGTAGCTTGGTTTACACACAAGTTATTCTCACATAATTAATATACTTTGTAATATAGTTACAAGCTCAAAGATTGGATTTAACAAATAGAGCTTAAGTACAACTGCATAAAGTATAAGACTGTATTTCCAAGTTGTCATTCTTCTAGttagaatataaaatgtatttttataatctcTCACCTCTGTCCCATGTTCCCAGCATTACCGTGAAAGAATATCATTGTAGGCTTGTGATTGCTATTTACTGGTTGTTTTATAAGAAACATGTGTATTTTGAAGCcatctttattattaatttttatactttcATATGGAAGCTTATAGTTGCTGGGTTGAAGAACAAACACTCTGGAATCTGGTGGGTCATTGGGGTAATAAAGTAGAAGATCTTGTGCATTGTAAAGAATCCCTGCAAGCAACAAAGAATTGAGTAACAGAAGTCAGgttgatttatgttttattggtAAGAGAGAAGCTCGGCttgttaatatgtatattttaaaatgataatattcTACTCCAGACTTGATCATTGAATCTATGTTTGTTTAACTTTGTGATGATTCTGGTAAACTATTCACTGATGTACATCATTGGATGGCAATACATCATCATAAGATGTCAATGCAGCTAATGATGTAtcttaatacaattattttttatttaacttgcaatCTATTTCTCCTTAGAACTGAAGAAATGTTCAacaattactaattataagtaGTTATCTAGCTTGACTTAGGTACCCCATATAAAAGGCATTCACAAAAAGGTGGGATATTACTGATGCATACATATTTCACGTCAACACCAAAAAGGGGTAAACTTCATACAATTTCTTATTTGAGATTTGTCTCTTATTGGGGTTGGCGACAATTTGAATGCAGCATACTATTACATAATGCTACATAATATGCAATTACAGAattctataattttaaattatcatggagataaaaacattttgataaataaGCAGGTTATCAATGTTTGCATAACTCTAAAAAAATTTGTTTCTAAATTCTGATAAGCACTTgtaacaaaatgataaaaagataTATTGATACAGAGAATAGTTTACCAAAGGAGGAAGTAAACTAAAAGTTTAT containing:
- the LOC118268874 gene encoding protein ABHD13, with protein sequence MYHILRIILYRLSVVSTLTLFCGVVVFWFYGFITAFIVFTVGISGILYNAQDLLLYYPNDPPDSRVFVLQPSNYKLPYESIKINNKDGFKIHMFLIKQPVNSNHKPTMIFFHGNAGNMGQRLSNVSGFYHKLNINILMVEYRGYGLSEGSPSERGLYVDAQSALDYIMQRTDIDVSKIMVFGRSLGGAIAIDLASRLEYRNKIWALVVENTFTSIPDMAQVILKWRCLNWLPPCCHKNKYLSLKKIGHVMTPTLVICGSNDALVPPAMGKELYMRCGAVCKKLVVMPGGGHDDTWTCRDYYSSVQQFLLNVPPLPGEIGPFFDDDTNSTIRHTIVHTV